GAAGCCGTCGGCCCGGACGTCGCTCACCCGGTACTCGGCCTCGGGCGCCTCGCCGTAGGTGCGCACCCGCCGGCCGCGCTCCCTGGCGACCTCGGCGACCTTGCGCGCTCCGGGGTCGTCGATGCCCACCACCAGGGTCTCGGCGACCCGGTCGACGAAGGCGGCGAAGTTGGCGTGGATCTCCTCCAGGCCGCCGTAGTTGTCGAGGTGGTCGGCCTCGACGTTGGTGACCACCGCGATCCTGGGCCGGAGCATCAGGAAGGAGCCGTCGCTCTCGTCGGCTTCGACCACGATCACGTCGCCCGCTCCGGCGTCGGCGCCCAGCCCGGTCGTGACGAGGCTGCCGCCGATGACGTAGCCGGGCTCGACCCCCAGGTGCTGCAGCACCACGGTGAGCATCGAGGTGGTGGTGGTCTTGCCGTGCGTGCCGGCCACCGCGACGCCGCGCCGGTCCAGCAGCAGCGCGCCCAGGGCCGCGGCGCGCGGCAGGATCCGCAGGCCGCGTTCGCGGGCCTCGGCGAGCTCGGGGTTGTCCTCGCGGACCGCCGAGGACACCACCAGGGTGTCGGCGTCGCCGACGTTGCCCGCGGCGTGCCCGACGTGGGTCACCGCGCCCAGCTCGGCGAGCTGGCGCAGCAGCGGGCCGTCCTTGGCGTCACTGCCCGAGACCTCGACGCCGCGCTGCAGCAGCACCCTGGCGATGCCGGACATGCCCACGCCGCCCATGCCGACGAAGTGGACCCGGCCGAGCCTGCCGACCTCGACCGGATCAGTGGGCTGGACCAGGCTCATCGGGCGTCCTTGCCGTCGTCGTAGAGGTCGAGGCCGTCGTCGGAGTCGTCGACGGGCATCTTCGGGGTGGCCTTCTCGCCGCGGGCGATGGCCATGACCTCGCGCGCCAGATCGGCGTCGGCGTCGCGGCGGCCCATCTTGGCCGCGGCCTCCGACATGGCGACGACGCGGTCGGTGTCGGTCAGCAGCGGCAGCATCTGCTCCCGGATCCACTGCGGGGTCAGATCGGAGTTGTCGACCATGAGACCGCCGCCGGCCTGCACGATCGGCTCGGCGTTGAGGCGCTGCTCGCCGTTGCCGATGGGCAGCGGCACGAACACGGCCGGCAGGCCCACGGCGGTGAGCTCGGCGCAGGTCATCGCGCCCGAACGGCACATGGCGACGTCGGCGGCGGCGTAGGCGAGGTCCATCCGGTCGACGTAGGGCACCACCACGTAGGGGACGCCGTCGCGGGTGCGGTCCTCGGGCTCGTCGGCGTTCTTGGGCCCGACCACGTGCAGCACCTGCACGCCGGCGCGGCAGAAGTCGTCGGCGGCGTCGAAGGCGGCCTGGTTGACGGCCTGGGCCCCCTGGGAGCCGCCGAAGATCAGCAGCGTGGGCAGGTCGGGGCGGAGCCCGAAGTGGGCGCGGGCCTTGTCGCCGGCCGCCAGCCGGTCCAGCGTGGAGATCTGCTCGCGCAACGGGATGCCGATGTAG
This sequence is a window from Spinactinospora alkalitolerans. Protein-coding genes within it:
- the murC gene encoding UDP-N-acetylmuramate--L-alanine ligase translates to MSLVQPTDPVEVGRLGRVHFVGMGGVGMSGIARVLLQRGVEVSGSDAKDGPLLRQLAELGAVTHVGHAAGNVGDADTLVVSSAVREDNPELAEARERGLRILPRAAALGALLLDRRGVAVAGTHGKTTTTSMLTVVLQHLGVEPGYVIGGSLVTTGLGADAGAGDVIVVEADESDGSFLMLRPRIAVVTNVEADHLDNYGGLEEIHANFAAFVDRVAETLVVGIDDPGARKVAEVARERGRRVRTYGEAPEAEYRVSDVRADGFTTSFTLTAPGSEPVRCAIAVPGRHNVLNAAAAVAAADELGHDPEVAADGLARFTGAARRFEFKGEAGGVRVYDSYAHHPTEIAADLTAARAALESEAGRRETGGARGRVVALFQPHLYSRTRIFATEFAEALTLADEAVVLAIYAAREDPEPGVTAELITGRVGHERVHHRPDKAGAVVQVADLARPGDIVLTMGAGDVTELGPEIVEALGGSGGPRPGDPA
- the murG gene encoding undecaprenyldiphospho-muramoylpentapeptide beta-N-acetylglucosaminyltransferase; this translates as MRVVLAGGGTAGHIEPALALADALRRVNPDTRVLCLGTERGLETRLVPMRGYELGEIPAVPLPRRLTPQLLSVPGKLANAIGTASGHLERMGADVLVGFGGYVATPGYLAARRRRIPIVVHEANPLPGLANRLGARLTPHVFTGHPHTEIRNGRYIGIPLREQISTLDRLAAGDKARAHFGLRPDLPTLLIFGGSQGAQAVNQAAFDAADDFCRAGVQVLHVVGPKNADEPEDRTRDGVPYVVVPYVDRMDLAYAAADVAMCRSGAMTCAELTAVGLPAVFVPLPIGNGEQRLNAEPIVQAGGGLMVDNSDLTPQWIREQMLPLLTDTDRVVAMSEAAAKMGRRDADADLAREVMAIARGEKATPKMPVDDSDDGLDLYDDGKDAR